The nucleotide window GGACTTATATGCCTGTCCCTTTTTACATCAGTTCACTGGGATATGGCTTGGTGGTTAATACCAACAGGTACACCCATTTTGACATCGCTCACTCATTGAAGGATGCCATGTCTATTAAGATAAGGATGTCAGAAAAACAACAAAGCACCTCGATTACCGCATTCTTAGGAACACCAAAAGAAGTGATTGAATCCTTTACTTCGAAAACTGGCAAACCAGTATTACCACCTGTTTGGGCATTTGGACCCTGGATGTCGAGCAATAACTGGGACAGGGACAGTCTGACCCGTTCAGAAGTTGAGAAAACAAATGAATATCAAATACCAGCAACTGTTCTAGTTCTGGAACAGTGGAGTGATGAAGCCACTTATTACATGTTCAATGATGCCCAATATGAGGTGAAGGGGAACGGAGAAAGTCATACTTACAACGAAATGGAGTTTCCTGAATGGGGACGATGGACTGATCCGAAGGGATTGTTTGAATACCTTCATGATAATGGGTTGAAAGTTCTTCTGTGGCAGATTCCGATTAAAAAATACTTGAACAGGCAAACGCATCCACAAAAAGATGCTGATGAAAAATACATGCTGGAAAATGGATATGTTGTCAAAAAGAAAGACGAATCTCCATACAGGATGCCTGAAGGCTGGTTTAAGGAAAGTCTGTTGATGGATTTTTCAAATCAAGAAGCCAAAGAATGGTGGTTTAGCAAACGGAAGTATTTGCTTGAAATTGGAGTGGATGGCTTCAAAACAGATGGTGGGGAGTTCGTGTTCGGAGACGAATTACTGTTTGCTGATGGGAAAACCGGCGACGAAATGCGCAACTTTTACCCAAATGATTATATAGAGGCGTACTACCAATTTGCTAATGACTTTAAAAGCGGAGATGTAATGACCTTTAGCCGTGCCGGATATATGGGAGCTCAAAACTTCCCGGCACATTGGGCAGGGGATGAAAGATCGACTTTTGACGCCTTTAAGCGGTCTTTGGCTGCAGGTATCACTTCTGGAATGTCAGGAATTCCATTTTGGGGCTGGGACTTAGCGGGATTCAATGGTGATATTCCAACGGCCGAATTGTATGTCAGATCTGCGGCCATGGCGGCCTTTTGTCCAATCATGCAGTATCACGCTGAAAGCAAAGGTGAGTTTAATCAGGATCGCACTCCATGGAATATTGCGGAGAGAACCAATCAAAAAATTGCTATTGAGGGATATAGATTTTATGCCAATGTCCGAATGAACTTGCTCCCTTACATTTGGAACGAAGCAAGAAAAACTAGTGAAACAGGAATTCCATTAATGCGCTCCTTATTTATGGAGAACCCCGAAGATCAACGTGGTGAAGGAGTATTCGACCAATATTACTTTGGGTCTTCTTTATTGGTTGCTCCTGTAACAGAAGAAGGTGCAACTTCAAGAAAAGTTTATTTCCCTGAAGGAACTTGGTTTGATTTCTGGAGCGGAAAAAGAATTATTGGTCCTGCCTATGAATTGATTGATTCACCACTTGATCATATTCCTGTTTACGTAAAAGAAGGGGCTGTAATTTTAACAAATGTGGATCAAACGCTTCAGTTAGGTTCTTGGGTTTCCAATGATATTACAAGTTATGTCAGACCATTATTAAGGATTTATTTAAAGGATGGATTATCCGAAAGAATCAATGACCACCTGAATAATCAATGGGTTGTTGACGTCATAGAAGAATCGGATAGATGGAAGATTTCAGTAAGTGGACCAGCAGAAGAATTTGATGTTTATCTTCCTGATGAAGCTAACTCTGAAGGAAAAGCTGTTTTTATAAATGGAAAGAAAAAAGCTTGAGTTCATGGAGGTATGAATGTGTTAGATACAACTAGTTTTGCTATCCTTCCAACCCAGGAAAAGATCGAAGGCGAGCCTAAATTACATGTCGGGTCAGTCAAATCTTTCGCGTGGAAAGATCATATGCTAACAGGCACTAATGAGCATGGTGAGTTTTTGATTTATTTTGCAGAAAAAAAGATTCCTAGAATCATCATAAATCCATTTGGAAAAGTAGACTCGGCATCGAGCATTGCTGTTTCACTTAAGCAAGTTCCTCATGAGGCATCGTTTCAGGAAACGAATGACCTATTAATGATTACCTGTGATTCGGTAAAAGTTGAGGTGACCAAAGTACCTTTCACAATAAAGATATCGAATGACCAAGGAACAATATTCCAATCGGGGAGTCCGTCAGCTTTTTATAAAAACAGTGGAGAAGTCTTTTTTGATGCACTGATGGAGACTGATGATGTCTTTTACGGATTTGGGGAAAAGACTGGATTCCTCAATAAGAGAGGTTCGAAACTGTCGATGTGGAATACGGACGTTTATGCACCGCACAATAAGGACACGGTCGAGCTGTATCAATCCATCCCATATTTTGCTGTACATAACAAGCAGAGATCTTATGGACTTTTCTTTGATAATACATTTAAAACCGAATTTGATACCCAGACCTACTCAAATAAATACAGGATGAGTGCCAATGGTGGGCAACTCGACTTCTACGTTTTTGCTGGTGAGAACTTAAAGGAAATCACTACCCTTTATACCGAGCTGACAGGAAAGATGAGTCTGCCTCCCAAATGGGCGATTGGATATCATCAGTCCCGCTATAGCTATCGATCAGAAGAAGAGGTCCTGGAAGTCGCTAATCGGTTCAAACAAGAAGGCATCCCGCTGGATTGTATATTTTTCGATATCCATTATATGAGGGAATATCGAGTATTTACCTTTGATAAGGATCATTTTCCGCAACCTGAAAATCTGATCTCTACCTTATTAAATAGCGGGATTAAGGTTGTGCCAATTGTAGATCCAGGAGTTAAAAAGGATGTTCAGTATCCTGTGTACGCAGAAGGGGTAAACAAGGGCTTGTTTTGTAAGTATCTTGATGGACAGATTTATTATGGGGATGTCTGGCCTGGAACGAGTGCATTTCCTGACTTTATGAATTCTGAGGTAAGGAATTGGTGGGGAAGTTTGCACAAATTCTATACCGATCTCGGCATTGAAGGAATTTGGAATGATATGAATGAACCGTCTGTCTTCAATGAAAGCAAGACCATGGATCTCGATGTGATGCATGATGTGGATGGAGAACTGAAACCGCATTTGGAGATGCACAACACCTACGGACTCTATATGAGCAAAGCAACTGCCGAAGGACTTTCAGGGCTACTCCCCGATAAACGTCCTTTCGTTTTGACCCGTGCTGGTTATGCGGGTATCCAAAGATATGCCACCGTCTGGACGGGAGATAACCGAAGCCACTGGGAGCATCTTGAAATGTCACTGCCAATGATTATGAATCTTGGCATATCAGGGGTTGCTTTTACTGGAGCGGATGTTGGCGGTTTCTCTTCTGACTGTACACCCGAATTGTTGATTAGGTGGACACAGGTCGGGGCTTTCATGCCTTATTTCAGAAATCATAGTGTACAGGACAGTATCCGCCAGGAGCCATGGGTTTTTGGTGAAGACACAACTGAAATAGTAAAAAAATACATCAAGCTGAGATATAAGTGGCTCCCTTATCTATATTCCCTTTTCCATGAGTCATCTCAAACGGGAGTTCCAATCGTTCGTCCTCTTGTGATGGAATATCCAGAGGATGAAAATACATTTAATATCAGCGATCAGTTCCTATTGGGGAGCAATGTCATGATCGCGCCTATTTTACGTCCGGGTACCACCCATCGGTCCATCTATCTTCCTGAGGGAGTTTGGTATGATTACTGGACTAAAGAATCCTATCAAGGTGGAAAGTATGTCTTAATAGAGGCCGCATTAGATAAGCTCCCAATCTTTATAAAAGAAGGAACTATTCTTCCTATGGGGTCAGAGGTTCAAAATACAACTGAAAATCAAATCCTTGAGATTGAAGTTTATGGTGGTGATAATGGGAAGTTCAGTTTGTATGAAGATGATGGAAGTTCCCATGGCTATAAAGATGGTCATTATTCCATCACGAATTTCCAAACTGATATGAATGACGGTTATCTGAGAGTTAATGTAAATATAAGTGGAGATAAGCAATGGAAAAGCCAAGTAAAAGGGATGAAGGTTTATGGCTACTCGGGAGACGTTAGGGTTGAGAATTTATCTGAAGTAAGGGAGCCGGAGAAATGGAAAATCGAGATACTGTAGTGGAAAAGGTAAAGAATGACCAACAATGGTGGAAAAAAAGTATTGTATATCAAATCTATCCTAGAAGTTTTTATGATTCCAATGGGGATGGTATTGGGGATTTGCAGGGGATTATCCAAAAGTTGGATTACTTAAAGGAGCTTGGCGTGGATGTGATCTGGCTAAGTCCTATCTATGACTCTCCAAATGACGATAACGGTTATGACATAAGGGATTACTACCAAATAATGAAGGAATTTGGAACGATGGAGGATTTGGATCATCTTCTTGATGCTGCTCATCAGCGAGGACTGAAAATCATCATGGATTTAGTAGTGAATCATACTTCTGACGAACACTCCTGGTTTGTAGAATCGAAGAAAGGCCCGGATAATCCGTATCGAGACTATTATGTTTGGAAGCCAGGAAAAAACGGAAAAGAGCCGAACAATTGGGGATCGATTTTTAGTGGGCCGGCCTGGGATTATGACGAAAATACAAATGAATATTATCTGCATCTTTTTTTCAAAAAAACAGCCTGACTTGAACTGGGAAAATCCAGCTCTAAGAAATGAAATTTACACCATGATGAAATTTTGGCTTGATAAAGGCATAGACGGTTTTCGTATGGACGTCATTAACTTTATTTCTAAGGTCCCTGATCTTCCAAATGGGGAGGTTAAAGAAGGTGCCATATATGGAGATGGAGGTCCATACTTCGTAAACGGACCAAAGATACATGAATACTTAAGAGAGATGAATGAAAAAGTTCTATCTCAATACGATATTTTGGCTGTTGGGGAGATGCCGGGAGCGAGTACTGCAGATGCGGTGATGTACACAAATCCTGAAAATAAGGAAATTAACATGATTTTCACCTTTGAACACATGGGCTTAGATAGTGGTCCTACTGAAAAATGGGATCTCAAACCTTTGAACTTGGTTGATTTAAAGGAGAATCTGACAAAATGGCAGACTGAATTGCATGGCACAGGTTGGAATAGCTTGTATTGGAATAACCATGACCAGCCAAGGATTGTTTCCCGGTTTGGTGATGACCAGGAGTACCGAGTGGAATCTGCCAAAATGCTTGCGACTTGCCTTCACATGATGCAGGGGACACCTTATATTTATCAAGGTGAAGAGATCGGAATGACAAATGTGAAGTTTGAATCGATCGAACAATATCAAGACGTCGAGACATTAAATATGTTCAGAGAAAAACGTTCTCTTGGAGTTCCAACAGAAGATATCATGAACTCGATTTATGTAAAAGGCAGGGACAACGCCCGGACTCCTATGCAGTGGAACGAACAAATTCATAGCGGCTTCACGAAAGGAACTCCATGGATCAAAGTAAATCCACGCTATAAAGAAATTAATGTAGAAGCCGCTTTAGCAGATAAAGAGTCTATTTTTTATCACTATAAACATTTAATCTCTCTTAGAAAGAAATTAGATGTCATCACAACCGGTGACTTCAATCTATTATTAGAGGATCATCCAAAGATTTTTGCATATGAGCGAAGAAGTGAGAATGAAAAGGTTGTGGTGTTATGTAACTTTAGCAGCGAGGAAATGTTTATTGAGGAAGAAATCTTTTTAACTGAAATGGCACAAGCAGAATTGATTGTACAGAATTATAAAGAAGTAGAACACGGTAAATTAAGGGCATATGAAACGTTAGTTTATTATCAAAAACGTAATTCATAACGAAAAAAGCTGCAAAACCAATTGGTTTTGCAGCTTTTTTGTTAGTGGAGAATAGGGGGCTCGAACCCCTGACCTCAACGCTGCCAGCGTTGAGATAAGCTTTTCCTACTTTACAATTTGGTTCCGTAGGGAGTGTTTTAATAGGCGTTCTTATTATATTTTAGTTAATATTTTGTCCTCTATTACGGAATGTTACTTTTTAAACTGTGACCAATATTGTGACCAAGCAAATTAATTTTTAATTCTTAATGGTGACTCCTAATAATTAAATTCACAAACCTTAATTATTGATATAACAAAGATTTATAAGGAGCCGGAAACTGTTATTTATTAGTGAGAAGGTAAAAGTTAAAATATTCAATTAATATATTTTATTCGCTAGATATTATTGGTAAAATAAATAAGTCAAAAACAAGGAGGCTAAATTATGACATTTGAAGAAAGAGTTAAGAATATTTTAGAAAATCGCCGGTATGGTCATCTCACAGATAGCCAAACTGTAGACCAGGTTTTTCAAGAATGGTTAAAAGAGCATAAAGCGATGGGGAAAAAATTCATTAATATGGACGAGAATGGTTTGGAAGAGGCTATTCGAGGACATGTAGTAAAATTGGGTGAATATGAAGATGCTGCAGAATGGGAAGAAACATTTGTGCAAAATGTTGAAGATGCCCATTCTGACTACGTAGTAACTAAATAAACAGAAAAGGATGCTCCTGTTTTTAAGGGGCATCTTTTTCTGTTTTTAGAGCAACTAGATTACCCAAATTCCATAATTACCAATTATTGCAATACATAAATTTATGCAATAACTCAAACACCTAAATATAATCTCGACCTTTAATAAAATGGCATGAAGATTCAAGGCCGAGCGAATGGAGAAATCGTAAATTAAATAATTTGTAAAAAAGGAGCTCTAAAAATGAAGACGATAAATACGGAACTATCTAGGTTAAAAACACTTCTTACTTTGTATTTAAAAGAGTATGAAGACTCAATTACTGAAGAAGAAGCTCTTCAAATAATAAATGATGTAATAACATCACATTGCACTATAAAAAAACTAAGTATTGATGAATATCTTAAGGAATTTCCATTTATGGTAAAACAACTGATGGAATATGCCTTGGACATAAAATTTGTTACAACTAACGAAGGAATAATATTGACCAATGATAACAAAGAGACAATTGAAGAGAAAACGAAGAGGTTGGAGGAAATGAAGTTAAATACCTCTTTTTGGAATCAATGGAATGCCTATTGTAGGCATATGATTGAAAACTATCATGTAAAGGAAAATGTAATAAAGAACTTGGATAATGATACTGATAAAATCCTACTCAACCTACCAATTCCAAGTGAAGAAGTAGAGTTTACTATTCGTGGACTAGTTTGTGGCTTTGTCCAGTCTGGGAAAACTCGAAATTATGCTGCTTTAATAAACAAGGCACTTGATTTGGGTTATGACATAATCATTATTTTAGCTGGTATACCAGTTATTTTACGGAACCAGGCACAAAAGAGGATGGAATTTGACGTAATAGGTATTGATACATTGACAGGCAGAAGGATTGGAATCGGTGAAAAACTGGAAAACGCTTCATTAGTAGAGCCTCTGACAAAAAGAGATAAGAAGGAACCACATGGTACAAAAGATTTAAATGGAGATGTTGGAAGAGAACGGATGCGTCATTTACCTCCTTACAATGGGAATAAGCAAATTATTTTTGTTGTAAAAAAGAACGTTGAAGGTTTAACTGCACTCTATACATGGTTAAAAGGTTTACCAATATTTAAGTCCGGCGTAAATAAAATAATTGACCAATCGTTGCTTATAGTGGACGATGAGGCCGACCACTGCTCAAATACAGGGGAAAAAACTGAAAAACCAAGTGCAATTAACAGGGAAATAAGAAAAATATTGGGTCTTTTTAGAAAAAACGCGCTCGTGGGCTATACCGCAACACCATTCGCTAATATTTTTCTAGACCCTACTGAAGGAGATGATTTATTTCCAAAGGATTTTATATTCTTAATGCAGCCTCCTATCAATTATATCGGTCCTTTTGAATTTCATGGAATCGATTATAATGGGTCTGTTATTAAGCGAATGCCACTAATGCGAAAAACAGATGAATTGGATTCGTTTAATGGGAAAACAATTCATGATTGGAACTATCCAGAATACGGTATTAATCCGTCTTTAAAAGTGGCTATAAATACTTTTCTCTTATCTGGCGCAATCCGACGGCTGCGAGGATATGGACACCAACACTGTTCTATGTTGATTCATATATCCACAAGTATGTCTTCTCATACTGATGTGAAACTTGCAGTTGAAAAATACCTAGATGAAGTAAAGAATAGCGTATTCAGTAAGGGAAAAGAAAATGATTTTTGGGAAGAAATTGAAAAATTATGGCTAGAAGATTTTATTGGAACCTCAAAAGAAATGGAAGAAATAGACTCAAATAAATTTGGTACGACAGTAGTATATGATATGGATTTTCATTTTAATGAAATAAAGTTAGAGATTGCTGAATTTCTTAAAGAACTAGAAGGGGTATACAAAATTAACAGTGATAAGGATGCAGATTTTTTAGATTATCATGGTTTTGAAAAGGAGAATGGAAGACCTCTAAAAGTAATTTGTGTAGGGGGGGCTACCCTTTCAAGAGGTGTTACTATTGAAGGGCTAACTTCCAGTTATTATGGTAGGAATTCTCTCCAAGTAGATACGGTTCTACAATGTGGTCGATTTTACGGATATCGAGATGGATATAGAGATTTAGTAAGAGTATATGCAAATAAGGAGATTCAACTGATTCTAAGAATGTCTGCTCAAGTTGTTTTTCAACTTATTACACAATTTAAGCAGATGGAAAAGAAAGGGGAAACGCCGAAAGACTTTGGTTTCTATATAGAAGATATGCTTCAAGGTTATTTAAAACCTACATCTAAAAAGAAGATGCGAAGGTATGAGGCAGTAGAAAGTTCTTTTTCAGGATTCGCCTCAGATATGGCCTCTTTTAAACTTGATGATAAGGTTTCGGAACACAATCAAAACGTAACGGCAAATTTTATTAGCTCATTAGGTACTCCATATAATGAGAATGAGATTAGTTGGCGTAACGTTGAATCATCTAAGGTAATAGACTACTTATTACAAATGAAAATAAGTAAATACTCTAGGTTTAGAGAAGCTCTGTTATTGAGGGACTATATAGAGGAGGTTAACCGGAAATTTAATCATCTAAAGTATTTTGATGTTGTGTTAGTTAAGACCAAGCGGACTAAAGGGGAAAACGACCTTCAAATAGGTCCGTATAATGTGTCTGCCGTTAAACGAAGTGCCAGCTTTGTAGAAGATGATTCAAATTATGCTGTAATTAATGGTGGACGTACAATATCAGGCACACATTTAAAATTAGGGCTAACTGAGGAACAGAGGAATCGTTATGATGAAATATATCCAAATGATAACTCTATAACCGAAAAAAAGGTACGGCCGATACGTGGTGAACATGGTTCAATAATAATATATACCTTTTGTCCTGACCATATTAATAATACTCTTAAACTGAAGAGTGAAGATAAACTTAAAATTGCTCCTATCGGATTTCATATTATGCTTCCCGAATGCGACAAATATGAAAATCGAAAAACAATGGCAAATCTTGTTTATTATTTAAAAAATGTGCTAGGCGGAAATGTAGTATGAGAAGCTTATGGGAAAAAATGCATGAATTAGATGCTAAACTTCCAACTACAGAAGCAATCATCTGGAAAAAGGTGAAGTCAAAAAAACACCATTTTTATGTTTTTTATAATAGGGTAACAAAAGAATGCCATTTTGCAGTTGAGCTCGTTGAATCTTCAAAACCAGATGTAGTTCTTCCTAAGTGCA belongs to Mesobacillus subterraneus and includes:
- a CDS encoding glycoside hydrolase family 31 protein, which gives rise to MDSKAMYSKLLKAHVYQLNNDYPSSERILLNHKPQLDKDSIYLIATWLWNVQNHLKETNSESLKEVNVQPYLTFLQDSWKQPFERIWGDGKKDMYVSNIAMVYAALTQSKNNLHQYELQKTITELRDFVFDSLLSGGMLLNAVNERQISLDMLTAVMPYGLFSPEDLIVVEAVGQIERQLVNNKGALKTIESKKESPSATALLSLYFLEKGNYEKANTYLNLAQSQLGKESTEESELGKVIIEMIEHYKVDPIEEYKIVHTPYGNHNIYEPQLTERSPHDPTIEEPITVACQVWPEGEVDTVLLTLTSASCETVKTKELKRKYLEDKKVYIWTGTIEPLTQEEEFSYHFSAYKGESLKVQSEGFPITPLKRRVLNEFRLFEKAESEVVLLARDEEGFSLQVNLGFNEDQFYINIDSNINQEFLQEEYEALTLKSMNQGFTVDLKLDPFFICIKDANKTLLESHDFLSFIECTTDKNRHIRDLKLNFHTPLNESFYGFGERYNAVEQRGNIIDCYVYNQYRDQGTRTYMPVPFYISSLGYGLVVNTNRYTHFDIAHSLKDAMSIKIRMSEKQQSTSITAFLGTPKEVIESFTSKTGKPVLPPVWAFGPWMSSNNWDRDSLTRSEVEKTNEYQIPATVLVLEQWSDEATYYMFNDAQYEVKGNGESHTYNEMEFPEWGRWTDPKGLFEYLHDNGLKVLLWQIPIKKYLNRQTHPQKDADEKYMLENGYVVKKKDESPYRMPEGWFKESLLMDFSNQEAKEWWFSKRKYLLEIGVDGFKTDGGEFVFGDELLFADGKTGDEMRNFYPNDYIEAYYQFANDFKSGDVMTFSRAGYMGAQNFPAHWAGDERSTFDAFKRSLAAGITSGMSGIPFWGWDLAGFNGDIPTAELYVRSAAMAAFCPIMQYHAESKGEFNQDRTPWNIAERTNQKIAIEGYRFYANVRMNLLPYIWNEARKTSETGIPLMRSLFMENPEDQRGEGVFDQYYFGSSLLVAPVTEEGATSRKVYFPEGTWFDFWSGKRIIGPAYELIDSPLDHIPVYVKEGAVILTNVDQTLQLGSWVSNDITSYVRPLLRIYLKDGLSERINDHLNNQWVVDVIEESDRWKISVSGPAEEFDVYLPDEANSEGKAVFINGKKKA
- a CDS encoding glycoside hydrolase family 31 protein, producing MLDTTSFAILPTQEKIEGEPKLHVGSVKSFAWKDHMLTGTNEHGEFLIYFAEKKIPRIIINPFGKVDSASSIAVSLKQVPHEASFQETNDLLMITCDSVKVEVTKVPFTIKISNDQGTIFQSGSPSAFYKNSGEVFFDALMETDDVFYGFGEKTGFLNKRGSKLSMWNTDVYAPHNKDTVELYQSIPYFAVHNKQRSYGLFFDNTFKTEFDTQTYSNKYRMSANGGQLDFYVFAGENLKEITTLYTELTGKMSLPPKWAIGYHQSRYSYRSEEEVLEVANRFKQEGIPLDCIFFDIHYMREYRVFTFDKDHFPQPENLISTLLNSGIKVVPIVDPGVKKDVQYPVYAEGVNKGLFCKYLDGQIYYGDVWPGTSAFPDFMNSEVRNWWGSLHKFYTDLGIEGIWNDMNEPSVFNESKTMDLDVMHDVDGELKPHLEMHNTYGLYMSKATAEGLSGLLPDKRPFVLTRAGYAGIQRYATVWTGDNRSHWEHLEMSLPMIMNLGISGVAFTGADVGGFSSDCTPELLIRWTQVGAFMPYFRNHSVQDSIRQEPWVFGEDTTEIVKKYIKLRYKWLPYLYSLFHESSQTGVPIVRPLVMEYPEDENTFNISDQFLLGSNVMIAPILRPGTTHRSIYLPEGVWYDYWTKESYQGGKYVLIEAALDKLPIFIKEGTILPMGSEVQNTTENQILEIEVYGGDNGKFSLYEDDGSSHGYKDGHYSITNFQTDMNDGYLRVNVNISGDKQWKSQVKGMKVYGYSGDVRVENLSEVREPEKWKIEIL
- a CDS encoding Z1 domain-containing protein is translated as MKTINTELSRLKTLLTLYLKEYEDSITEEEALQIINDVITSHCTIKKLSIDEYLKEFPFMVKQLMEYALDIKFVTTNEGIILTNDNKETIEEKTKRLEEMKLNTSFWNQWNAYCRHMIENYHVKENVIKNLDNDTDKILLNLPIPSEEVEFTIRGLVCGFVQSGKTRNYAALINKALDLGYDIIIILAGIPVILRNQAQKRMEFDVIGIDTLTGRRIGIGEKLENASLVEPLTKRDKKEPHGTKDLNGDVGRERMRHLPPYNGNKQIIFVVKKNVEGLTALYTWLKGLPIFKSGVNKIIDQSLLIVDDEADHCSNTGEKTEKPSAINREIRKILGLFRKNALVGYTATPFANIFLDPTEGDDLFPKDFIFLMQPPINYIGPFEFHGIDYNGSVIKRMPLMRKTDELDSFNGKTIHDWNYPEYGINPSLKVAINTFLLSGAIRRLRGYGHQHCSMLIHISTSMSSHTDVKLAVEKYLDEVKNSVFSKGKENDFWEEIEKLWLEDFIGTSKEMEEIDSNKFGTTVVYDMDFHFNEIKLEIAEFLKELEGVYKINSDKDADFLDYHGFEKENGRPLKVICVGGATLSRGVTIEGLTSSYYGRNSLQVDTVLQCGRFYGYRDGYRDLVRVYANKEIQLILRMSAQVVFQLITQFKQMEKKGETPKDFGFYIEDMLQGYLKPTSKKKMRRYEAVESSFSGFASDMASFKLDDKVSEHNQNVTANFISSLGTPYNENEISWRNVESSKVIDYLLQMKISKYSRFREALLLRDYIEEVNRKFNHLKYFDVVLVKTKRTKGENDLQIGPYNVSAVKRSASFVEDDSNYAVINGGRTISGTHLKLGLTEEQRNRYDEIYPNDNSITEKKVRPIRGEHGSIIIYTFCPDHINNTLKLKSEDKLKIAPIGFHIMLPECDKYENRKTMANLVYYLKNVLGGNVV